One genomic segment of Vibrio fluvialis includes these proteins:
- a CDS encoding EAL domain-containing response regulator, giving the protein MSIDPASQHVLVVDDCKLHCRVIEVALRTLGVSHIYVAHHGRDALALCDQFTFDLIVFDLAMPEMDGLALLNELAARQYHSRLCLLSGHDQNILSLATTMCQKLGLDLVATLSKPVTFANLKSALHTVASSNSGKHYAKTLPSLFVADLDRAFQLRHLRNVYQPQHRFNNGIADGYEALIRWYHPQYGVITPYLFLPLIEQANWHDRLFFYVLKQALNDFSDKGLAGTVSVNATHTNFADPEFARRVLACCQTLGFAPSRLIIELTEMEVYQYDSVMIENFARLRLNGVELAIDDFGAGYSSLLKLADLPFTEMKIDRALIVSCHQDRRKRTILDVIVRMAKQLNMRLVAEGVEDRETWKYLSLLGMDLCQGYYTGKPRPIEHLMIVN; this is encoded by the coding sequence ATGAGCATTGATCCTGCATCGCAACACGTTTTGGTGGTGGACGATTGCAAGTTGCATTGCCGCGTCATCGAAGTCGCACTCAGAACGTTGGGAGTGAGCCATATTTATGTCGCGCACCACGGTAGGGACGCGCTGGCACTGTGTGATCAGTTCACATTTGATTTGATTGTGTTTGATTTGGCCATGCCGGAAATGGATGGACTGGCACTACTCAACGAACTCGCTGCCCGGCAGTATCACAGCCGCTTATGTTTGCTCAGCGGACATGATCAGAACATCCTGTCTCTGGCGACGACCATGTGTCAGAAACTGGGGCTCGATTTAGTGGCCACCTTGTCGAAACCAGTGACGTTCGCGAACCTGAAATCGGCGCTGCACACGGTAGCGTCGTCAAACAGCGGAAAGCATTACGCCAAAACCTTGCCATCTCTGTTCGTTGCTGACTTAGACCGAGCGTTTCAATTGAGGCATTTACGCAACGTTTATCAGCCTCAGCACCGCTTTAATAATGGGATCGCTGATGGGTACGAGGCACTCATTCGTTGGTATCACCCGCAATACGGAGTGATAACCCCATACCTGTTTTTGCCGTTGATTGAACAGGCGAACTGGCACGATCGTCTGTTCTTTTATGTTCTCAAGCAGGCACTTAACGATTTCTCTGATAAGGGGCTTGCTGGCACCGTGTCAGTCAATGCGACTCACACTAATTTTGCCGATCCTGAATTTGCCCGTCGGGTATTGGCGTGCTGTCAGACGCTGGGGTTTGCTCCCTCGCGTTTGATTATCGAACTCACCGAGATGGAGGTATACCAGTACGATTCAGTGATGATTGAAAACTTTGCCCGGTTAAGGCTCAACGGCGTTGAACTCGCGATTGACGATTTTGGAGCCGGTTATTCTTCGTTGTTGAAATTGGCTGATTTGCCGTTTACGGAAATGAAAATAGACCGCGCGCTGATTGTTTCCTGCCATCAGGACCGCCGCAAACGGACCATTCTGGATGTCATTGTTCGAATGGCCAAACAGCTCAACATGCGCCTTGTCGCGGAAGGCGTCGAAGATCGAGAAACATGGAAGTATTTAAGCCTGCTCGGCATGGATCTTTGTCAGGGGTATTACACAGGAAAGCCACGTCCCATTGAACATTTGATGATAGTGAATTAA
- a CDS encoding response regulator transcription factor, with amino-acid sequence MNKRTTSGLTALVLDDHPLVCMAIKKLMEQNPRFGQVLVETDTQAGVKMLREGQIDFLVLDVNLEKQDGFEVLRRLKHHGFTGKTLFVSGNNSRLYSETALRVGADGYVSKAEDLSILQDAVECILNGYSFFKVAEETQAVDIQLSKQELAVFRFLVDGKSNKEIAQILNLSPKTISTYKTRILDKYQVNSIVELMSLNGSVIGRVEL; translated from the coding sequence ATGAACAAAAGAACAACATCCGGCCTGACAGCCTTGGTACTCGACGACCATCCTTTGGTATGTATGGCAATCAAAAAGTTAATGGAGCAAAACCCGCGCTTTGGCCAAGTGCTGGTGGAAACTGACACCCAAGCAGGCGTGAAAATGTTACGCGAAGGCCAAATCGATTTTCTGGTATTGGACGTCAATCTGGAAAAGCAGGATGGTTTCGAGGTGCTGCGCCGGCTGAAGCATCATGGGTTTACGGGTAAAACCCTGTTTGTGTCAGGCAACAACAGCCGCCTCTATTCGGAAACGGCGCTGCGTGTGGGTGCCGATGGTTATGTCAGCAAAGCAGAAGATTTGTCTATTTTGCAAGATGCGGTGGAATGCATTCTAAATGGCTACAGCTTTTTTAAAGTCGCAGAAGAGACACAGGCGGTAGATATTCAGCTATCTAAGCAAGAGTTGGCGGTATTTCGTTTTCTGGTAGATGGCAAATCCAACAAAGAGATCGCACAAATACTCAATCTGAGCCCGAAAACCATCAGTACCTACAAAACGCGCATCCTCGATAAATATCAGGTTAACTCTATTGTTGAGCTCATGAGTCTCAACGGCAGCGTGATTGGTCGGGTTGAGTTATGA
- a CDS encoding diguanylate cyclase domain-containing protein: protein MKELNKKYISDIIVHGFTCSLVLYLVAVIIFSESYLDRRNHEFENFVNVMEQYKQTLFLTSRILENRIQEIDTIKKSDLGAIKDIEKRKYNLHKKLKPTNIDIELANEFQFLVSTMPAILPKVDVLYYRSYLSDMTSSDKDEVSVVKDCGTASVCTINAPERRLADRILVSGTYRKNGSDDLYITVSSPVYLHNIIVGDLNIDVGLARFFDLGALQIRTRELNANTFYEMIYGNALMAHIAYTKEYVADNSTVYVYQVPFIWIVFKLLWLFLVLWIALSYVIYLFRTLKLNRTKLFEVQSNVQLDDLTGLLNRNIFKDQKFTADLEKFGAAILAIDGNKLKQINDNYGHHVGDEAIKQIAYGMRQVFRENDYLIRTGGDEFVAVLPGCNIDNAIILAERLKEAVTDTAFSSYKLTVSISVGITLLMNSESLDDALKRADSNLYSEKQLSPLSPRPGLV from the coding sequence ATGAAAGAGCTGAATAAGAAGTATATCTCGGACATCATCGTACACGGTTTTACCTGCAGCCTGGTGCTATATCTGGTTGCGGTGATTATCTTCTCTGAGTCCTATTTGGATCGCCGCAATCACGAGTTTGAAAACTTCGTTAATGTGATGGAGCAGTACAAACAGACGCTGTTTCTGACCAGTCGAATCCTGGAAAACCGCATTCAGGAAATTGATACCATCAAAAAGAGTGACTTAGGGGCGATCAAGGACATTGAGAAACGCAAATACAATCTGCACAAGAAGCTGAAACCGACCAATATCGACATTGAACTGGCGAACGAATTTCAGTTTTTGGTCTCGACGATGCCGGCTATTCTGCCAAAAGTAGACGTGCTGTATTACCGCTCCTATCTGAGCGACATGACCTCATCAGATAAAGATGAAGTCTCCGTGGTGAAGGATTGCGGCACAGCTTCTGTGTGCACGATTAACGCACCGGAACGACGTCTGGCCGACCGTATTCTGGTGTCCGGCACTTACCGCAAAAATGGTTCGGACGACCTGTATATCACGGTATCAAGCCCTGTTTACTTACACAATATCATTGTGGGCGATCTCAATATCGATGTGGGGTTGGCTCGGTTCTTCGACCTTGGCGCATTGCAGATTCGTACCCGTGAACTCAACGCCAACACCTTCTATGAGATGATTTATGGCAACGCATTGATGGCGCATATCGCGTACACCAAGGAGTATGTTGCCGACAACTCCACGGTCTATGTGTATCAGGTGCCGTTCATTTGGATTGTGTTTAAACTGCTGTGGCTGTTTCTGGTGTTGTGGATTGCGCTTTCGTATGTGATCTATCTGTTCCGCACACTAAAACTCAACCGAACCAAATTGTTTGAAGTTCAATCGAACGTGCAGTTGGACGACCTGACCGGATTGCTCAATCGGAACATCTTCAAAGATCAAAAATTTACTGCGGATCTGGAAAAGTTTGGTGCGGCGATTCTGGCGATCGACGGGAACAAACTTAAACAGATCAATGACAATTATGGTCATCATGTGGGGGATGAAGCAATCAAGCAAATAGCCTATGGTATGCGTCAGGTGTTTAGGGAAAACGACTACCTGATTCGAACCGGCGGCGATGAGTTTGTAGCAGTTCTGCCGGGGTGCAATATCGACAATGCCATCATTCTAGCCGAGCGATTGAAAGAGGCGGTGACGGACACCGCGTTTTCCTCCTACAAACTGACGGTGAGTATCTCCGTCGGAATAACGTTACTGATGAATTCGGAGTCACTCGACGATGCGCTTAAGCGTGCAGATTCCAACCTGTATTCGGAAAAACAGCTGAGTCCTTTATCTCCACGTCCTGGCTTGGTTTAG
- a CDS encoding response regulator transcription factor, producing MPNVINRALVVNPYPLEQHALEDIIQSTNQFQHIHFAVSPAEAYRIVSQQPIAFVMLEVEADDASGLDILRRLRAKGFAGKILFISAIDKAMYSKATQKLGANGYLLKSEHVSVIQDAICSVMRGYNIFKHENHAAISETAELSKRETVIYHYLIAGLTNKKISELLSISSKTVSTYKTRILTKFGVKSVIELIKQEKLA from the coding sequence ATGCCTAACGTTATAAACCGCGCACTTGTCGTCAATCCGTATCCGCTAGAGCAACACGCTCTGGAAGATATCATTCAATCAACCAATCAATTTCAACACATTCACTTTGCCGTTTCACCTGCTGAGGCCTACCGCATTGTGAGTCAACAACCGATCGCTTTTGTCATGCTGGAAGTTGAAGCTGATGATGCCAGTGGACTCGACATTCTTCGTCGTTTGCGCGCTAAAGGCTTCGCCGGAAAAATTTTGTTTATCAGCGCAATTGATAAAGCGATGTATTCAAAAGCAACCCAAAAGCTCGGTGCCAACGGTTACCTACTCAAAAGCGAACATGTTTCTGTCATTCAGGACGCCATCTGCAGCGTGATGCGTGGATACAATATCTTTAAGCACGAGAATCACGCCGCTATAAGTGAAACCGCTGAGTTGTCAAAACGAGAAACGGTGATTTATCACTATTTGATTGCGGGTTTAACCAACAAAAAAATCTCGGAACTGTTGTCTATCAGCAGTAAAACCGTGAGTACCTACAAAACACGTATTCTTACCAAATTCGGCGTCAAATCCGTGATTGAGCTGATCAAACAAGAGAAACTTGCCTGA
- a CDS encoding RNA-binding S4 domain-containing protein, which produces MNEFENPQWEDEEVEIEAIGIEVDAQPIELYKVLKIANAVSGGGEAKYAIAEGYVAVNGELEMRKRRKLYDGDLVEFNEEYYLIICDAPVTEVEEKLKAVTPPPAPKKKPSNKPAAGKKSGSKASKLSQSASKNNKAKAKASKESEDDQPKDSKGGRNAISFF; this is translated from the coding sequence ATGAATGAATTTGAGAACCCTCAATGGGAAGATGAAGAAGTTGAAATCGAAGCAATTGGTATCGAAGTCGATGCTCAGCCGATTGAGTTGTACAAAGTATTGAAAATCGCCAACGCAGTCAGCGGTGGTGGTGAAGCAAAGTATGCGATTGCTGAAGGTTATGTTGCGGTCAATGGCGAGCTTGAAATGCGCAAGCGTCGCAAACTCTATGATGGTGACTTGGTTGAATTCAATGAAGAATACTACCTGATCATTTGTGATGCGCCGGTGACTGAAGTGGAAGAGAAACTCAAAGCGGTGACGCCACCACCAGCGCCGAAGAAAAAGCCTTCCAACAAGCCGGCAGCAGGTAAAAAATCGGGCAGTAAAGCGAGTAAGTTGTCCCAGTCAGCCAGCAAAAATAACAAGGCAAAAGCAAAGGCTTCAAAGGAAAGCGAAGACGATCAACCGAAGGACAGCAAAGGTGGCCGTAACGCCATCAGTTTCTTCTGA
- the brnQ gene encoding branched-chain amino acid transport system II carrier protein — MLSARNIAALGFMTFAMYLGAGNLIFPPFLGYQAGGHLFEGMAGFLLAGVGLPAFALVIVALVGGSDNLTSVLPRPIATAFWIMVFIVIGPAFVIPRAITVAYQFGFSPFFGDNALVPFSIVFCIVSVLFSLYPGKLIDTLGKWLTPALLAILVVMAVVALLYPSQGISEATGAYVNGAFAEGVTQGYMTMDALGSIGFGWVIFRAIQSMGVSQPKAIAKYTLIAAVMYAVAMALVYISLAYIGATSVGTFTNGGDILTTFTTQHFGVFGTLLLGAVMVLACLTTVIGVTTAGSEFYSRTFSKVSYRNSVIVTMIIAALVANIGLEQLLAITLPAVVALHPIAIALLFIAPLKRIISMTGVLATVATALIFGGLDALHILGSMPAKFDATLSQHLPLYTYYAGWIVPTVIVLALVSSVSLFTRPAVTRAVTES; from the coding sequence ATGTTAAGTGCACGCAACATCGCCGCTTTAGGCTTTATGACCTTCGCCATGTACTTGGGCGCCGGCAACCTTATCTTTCCCCCTTTTCTGGGCTATCAGGCCGGTGGACATCTGTTTGAAGGTATGGCTGGATTTCTGCTGGCGGGTGTCGGCCTACCCGCTTTTGCTTTAGTGATTGTCGCTCTGGTCGGCGGCTCGGATAACCTGACATCGGTACTTCCACGCCCTATCGCAACCGCGTTTTGGATCATGGTGTTCATCGTGATTGGACCGGCTTTCGTGATTCCACGCGCGATTACCGTCGCATACCAATTTGGTTTCAGTCCATTTTTTGGCGACAACGCGCTGGTTCCTTTTTCTATCGTTTTCTGTATTGTCTCTGTGCTGTTTTCTTTGTACCCGGGCAAACTGATTGACACTTTAGGCAAATGGTTAACTCCGGCTCTTCTGGCGATTCTTGTCGTGATGGCGGTTGTTGCGTTGCTGTATCCAAGCCAGGGGATCTCTGAAGCGACTGGCGCGTACGTCAACGGCGCCTTTGCAGAAGGCGTCACTCAAGGTTATATGACGATGGACGCGCTCGGCTCAATCGGCTTTGGCTGGGTTATATTCCGCGCGATTCAAAGCATGGGCGTCAGCCAGCCGAAAGCGATTGCCAAATACACCTTGATTGCTGCGGTGATGTACGCGGTAGCCATGGCGCTGGTTTATATCTCGCTGGCTTACATCGGTGCCACCAGCGTCGGCACATTCACTAACGGCGGTGACATCCTGACCACATTCACCACGCAGCATTTCGGCGTATTTGGTACGCTACTGCTTGGTGCCGTGATGGTATTGGCCTGTTTAACAACAGTGATCGGGGTTACAACCGCAGGCAGTGAGTTTTACAGCCGCACATTTAGCAAAGTCTCTTACCGAAACAGCGTTATCGTTACCATGATCATTGCCGCACTGGTAGCGAATATTGGTCTGGAACAATTGCTGGCGATCACCTTGCCTGCCGTTGTCGCGCTGCATCCGATTGCGATTGCGTTGCTGTTTATCGCGCCGTTGAAACGTATCATCTCAATGACTGGTGTATTGGCGACAGTCGCAACAGCACTGATTTTCGGGGGATTAGATGCGCTGCATATTCTGGGCAGCATGCCAGCGAAATTCGATGCCACGTTGTCTCAACATCTACCACTTTACACTTACTATGCTGGTTGGATCGTGCCGACTGTGATCGTTTTAGCATTGGTAAGCAGTGTGAGTCTGTTTACCCGCCCTGCTGTTACTCGCGCAGTAACAGAAAGCTAA
- a CDS encoding fatty acid cis/trans isomerase, with the protein MKLRKLFVVGLVTLFSGCAVLASLNFDQIFGKAEVRDRQAPIESTQAHFFLDQVKPIIDKRCVVCHACYDAPCQLKMSSVEGIDRGGSKDMVYQGTRLTAATPTRLFEDAQLTEEWRKFNFHPVLNERDQTPEANLQAGLMARLLAQKEAHPLPQQDQLEGFDFSIDREQQCVTIEEYESYQHNYPNWGMPFGMPNLAKSEYNTLMTWLEQGAVMNAHMPLTAEEQSEVNLYEALFNHDALKNRLVARYIYEHLFLSHLYFSDIKTADGRPRFFTMVRSSTPPGQPVQRITTRRPYDDPGVERVYYRLIPEQGTIVDKTHMPFALNMKRIRDWKTWFIDAQYVVDELPSYNPEVSANPMTAFIEMPVKARFKFMLDNAQNTIMAYIKGPVCRGQLALNVINDRFWVFFLDPDKADMPEVNEFYRSQADNLKLPGELESNTLPLTNWVRFSKQQARYLQAKSDFINHWFKNGTHLSTDVIWDGNGTNHTAALTIFRHFDSASVVEGLVGEKPKTAWVIDYALLERIHYLLVAGFDVYGNFGHQLITRMFMDFLRMEGESNFVALLPRDVRHKEMSSWYADQSPQFSDYLLRNVKPFDQPTQVQYQTTDYKSELFDKLKEHVAPILTQRYDIVDTGFKPEYEKALASISHIKGEGLRSIPQIIMLMIESDKGQSQLFTLLHKNAHTNISSLFDEENNRDYKNDDLTIVRGVIGSYPAAYLNLREKDIPELVQRLQTLNSEDDYVQLLDRFAVRRSSPKFWPFSDKVHAWYRQDQPIEFGLLDYNRFENR; encoded by the coding sequence ATGAAATTACGTAAATTATTCGTCGTTGGTTTGGTCACCCTTTTCTCTGGCTGCGCGGTATTGGCCAGCCTCAATTTCGACCAAATCTTTGGCAAAGCAGAAGTGCGAGATCGTCAGGCTCCTATTGAGTCAACCCAGGCACATTTCTTTCTGGATCAGGTTAAACCTATCATCGATAAACGTTGCGTGGTTTGTCATGCCTGCTATGACGCGCCATGTCAGCTCAAAATGTCCTCCGTTGAAGGTATCGACCGCGGAGGCAGTAAGGATATGGTGTATCAGGGTACACGTCTGACCGCTGCCACGCCGACGCGCCTGTTTGAAGATGCGCAGTTAACCGAAGAGTGGCGCAAGTTTAACTTCCATCCCGTGTTGAACGAACGCGATCAAACCCCGGAGGCCAACCTGCAAGCAGGATTAATGGCACGTTTGTTGGCGCAGAAAGAAGCACATCCTCTGCCACAGCAGGATCAACTAGAAGGGTTTGATTTTTCCATCGATCGCGAACAACAGTGCGTCACGATTGAAGAGTACGAGTCCTATCAGCATAACTACCCGAACTGGGGTATGCCCTTCGGCATGCCGAATCTGGCAAAGTCTGAATACAACACGCTGATGACCTGGCTGGAACAAGGTGCGGTGATGAACGCGCACATGCCACTGACCGCAGAAGAGCAGTCCGAGGTCAATCTGTATGAAGCGTTGTTCAACCACGACGCACTTAAAAATCGTTTGGTCGCACGCTACATTTATGAACACCTGTTCTTGTCGCACCTTTACTTCTCGGACATCAAAACCGCCGATGGTCGTCCGCGCTTCTTTACTATGGTGCGTTCTTCTACTCCGCCCGGACAACCCGTTCAGCGCATTACCACCCGCAGACCATACGATGACCCGGGTGTAGAGCGCGTGTACTACCGTCTGATTCCGGAGCAAGGGACGATCGTCGATAAAACGCACATGCCTTTTGCGCTCAACATGAAACGCATACGCGATTGGAAAACTTGGTTTATTGATGCGCAATACGTTGTCGATGAATTGCCAAGCTATAACCCTGAAGTTTCCGCCAACCCGATGACCGCATTTATCGAGATGCCCGTCAAAGCACGCTTCAAGTTCATGCTCGACAACGCACAGAACACCATTATGGCGTACATCAAAGGCCCGGTATGTCGTGGCCAGTTAGCGCTCAACGTGATTAATGACCGTTTCTGGGTGTTTTTCCTCGATCCGGATAAAGCCGACATGCCGGAAGTGAACGAATTTTATCGTTCTCAGGCAGACAACCTGAAACTGCCTGGCGAGCTTGAGAGTAATACATTGCCACTGACCAACTGGGTTCGTTTTTCGAAACAGCAGGCGCGCTATCTGCAAGCTAAGTCGGATTTCATCAACCACTGGTTTAAAAACGGCACCCACTTATCCACCGATGTGATCTGGGATGGTAATGGCACCAATCACACCGCCGCACTGACGATTTTCCGCCATTTCGATAGTGCCTCTGTGGTTGAGGGTTTGGTGGGAGAAAAACCGAAAACTGCTTGGGTTATTGATTATGCATTGCTGGAACGGATTCACTATCTGCTGGTAGCTGGATTCGATGTGTATGGTAACTTCGGCCATCAGTTGATCACGCGCATGTTCATGGATTTTCTGCGCATGGAAGGCGAAAGTAACTTTGTTGCCCTGCTGCCTCGGGATGTACGCCACAAAGAGATGTCGAGCTGGTACGCGGATCAGAGTCCGCAGTTTTCCGACTATCTGCTGCGTAACGTTAAGCCGTTCGATCAGCCGACTCAGGTTCAGTACCAGACTACCGATTACAAATCAGAGCTGTTTGACAAACTCAAAGAGCACGTAGCTCCAATCCTGACTCAGCGTTATGACATTGTCGATACCGGATTTAAGCCGGAATACGAGAAAGCACTGGCCAGCATCAGCCATATCAAGGGCGAGGGTTTGCGTTCTATCCCACAAATCATCATGTTAATGATTGAGTCGGATAAGGGGCAATCACAACTGTTTACCCTATTGCACAAAAACGCCCATACCAATATCTCGAGTTTGTTTGATGAAGAGAATAATCGGGACTATAAAAATGATGATCTCACGATCGTTCGTGGAGTGATCGGTAGCTACCCGGCTGCGTACCTAAATCTCAGAGAAAAGGATATTCCGGAACTCGTACAGCGTTTACAGACACTAAATAGTGAAGACGATTACGTCCAACTGCTGGATCGATTTGCTGTTCGTCGCAGCTCGCCGAAGTTCTGGCCTTTCAGCGATAAGGTTCACGCTTGGTACCGTCAAGACCAACCTATCGAATTTGGTCTGCTTGACTACAATAGATTTGAGAACCGATAA
- a CDS encoding VRR-NUC domain-containing protein — translation MPPLPTLPDDYYLTNFRKLTSHALEWYADLLTDEERHWLADFDCLSHGGQCLLVRLLSRRGNWFRSDKAEYKEIGDQHQALSELAALGFITLNPDADISTLAEKLLTKAEIIALFPTLPKQSRKEALLAQLSQQIIAKEIGLPFSVIYLNQGEMIELLLVLFFANTHQDFSQFVLDDLGLNNFERYQLSRERRFFQDREQVEVLRKLTHIQSLYDLCPKPTPTELDEWQRLLPEPCEHPSIERKRQHVMNQLARDYERHQAFAPALMLYRQTQVMPTRERQARILDKQQQIQAMRDIVTEMLDTPLNHSELEVAQKLNQRVLRLQGQKAPRTIKPAHKTLHLELDLSQQRVELAVKSHFEQLGYQVYYLENQFLNTLFGLTFWDAIFAPVEGAFINRYQHRPLDLYHDDFVLKRQSYIESAIAELMNDGVKPLWLRWQNKFSIANPFVFWTDCDESLFELTEQSFPRALLVDLFKVQLSDLKLYRNGMPDLILFKDGEFEWVEVKGPGDKLQDSQWRWIEQFSRLNVPFSVCYVNHTV, via the coding sequence ATGCCACCGCTCCCTACTCTGCCTGACGACTATTATCTGACTAACTTTCGTAAACTGACTTCCCATGCGCTGGAATGGTATGCGGATTTACTCACTGACGAAGAGCGCCATTGGTTGGCCGACTTTGATTGCTTGTCGCACGGCGGACAATGCTTACTTGTGCGTCTGTTGTCACGCAGAGGAAACTGGTTTCGCAGCGACAAAGCTGAGTATAAGGAAATTGGCGACCAGCATCAGGCATTAAGCGAACTGGCCGCTTTGGGATTTATCACACTCAATCCCGACGCAGACATCAGTACGCTCGCAGAGAAACTGCTCACCAAGGCAGAGATTATTGCCCTGTTTCCAACGCTTCCTAAACAGAGCCGCAAGGAAGCGTTATTGGCACAACTGAGCCAACAAATCATCGCGAAGGAAATCGGGTTACCTTTCAGCGTGATCTACCTCAACCAAGGAGAGATGATTGAGCTGCTGCTGGTGCTATTTTTTGCCAACACTCATCAGGATTTTTCTCAGTTTGTCCTCGATGATTTGGGACTGAACAATTTTGAACGCTATCAACTCAGCCGCGAGCGTCGTTTCTTTCAAGACCGAGAGCAAGTGGAAGTGCTGCGCAAACTTACCCACATTCAATCCCTTTACGACCTTTGCCCAAAACCGACACCCACTGAGTTGGATGAGTGGCAACGTCTGCTGCCAGAGCCTTGTGAACATCCTTCCATCGAGCGTAAACGTCAGCATGTCATGAACCAACTGGCGCGCGACTACGAACGGCATCAAGCTTTTGCACCAGCGTTGATGCTCTATCGACAAACGCAGGTTATGCCCACTCGCGAGCGTCAGGCGCGTATTCTGGATAAACAACAGCAAATCCAGGCAATGCGTGACATTGTCACTGAAATGCTCGATACCCCGCTCAATCATTCCGAACTTGAGGTCGCGCAAAAACTCAATCAGCGAGTCCTGCGTTTGCAGGGGCAAAAAGCCCCACGCACGATTAAGCCAGCACATAAAACGTTGCATCTCGAACTGGATCTCTCACAGCAGCGTGTGGAACTGGCCGTGAAGAGCCACTTCGAACAGCTCGGTTATCAGGTTTACTATCTTGAGAACCAATTTCTCAACACGCTGTTTGGCCTGACATTCTGGGACGCCATTTTTGCACCGGTGGAAGGCGCATTTATCAATCGCTATCAGCATCGTCCACTCGATCTCTATCACGATGACTTTGTGTTAAAACGTCAAAGCTATATTGAATCGGCAATAGCGGAACTGATGAACGATGGTGTTAAACCTCTTTGGCTGCGCTGGCAGAACAAATTTTCAATCGCCAATCCTTTTGTGTTCTGGACCGACTGTGACGAAAGCTTGTTTGAACTGACGGAACAATCTTTTCCGCGCGCTTTGCTGGTTGATCTGTTTAAGGTGCAATTGAGCGACCTCAAGCTCTATCGTAATGGGATGCCGGATTTGATCCTGTTTAAAGACGGAGAGTTTGAATGGGTTGAGGTGAAAGGCCCGGGTGATAAGTTACAGGACAGTCAATGGCGTTGGATCGAGCAATTTTCGCGGCTAAATGTGCCTTTTTCAGTCTGTTATGTGAATCACACCGTCTAA
- a CDS encoding DUF3332 domain-containing protein — protein sequence MKRKTIAMAVALTVGVSTLTGCMGQMATAGLVTKFNLKVVDNRYGREGLFLLLSPVYGIASVADLFIFNTIEFWTGKNPISGKSPAVVDIPADSLIKVNDQLDKSMTQVPLQSNNRDIESATLKQIDDNTMQMDITYLSGERATLRGEKQNDEVAFYLDDQYVTTVSNLEMERYLETASLQ from the coding sequence ATGAAACGCAAAACGATTGCAATGGCAGTAGCTCTGACTGTCGGTGTCAGTACATTAACGGGTTGTATGGGGCAAATGGCAACAGCGGGCCTGGTGACAAAATTCAACCTGAAAGTCGTGGATAACCGTTACGGCCGCGAAGGTTTGTTCCTTTTGCTATCTCCAGTTTATGGTATCGCTTCTGTTGCCGACTTGTTCATTTTCAACACGATTGAGTTCTGGACGGGTAAAAACCCTATCTCCGGTAAGTCTCCAGCGGTGGTTGATATTCCGGCTGATTCACTGATCAAAGTGAACGATCAACTCGATAAGTCGATGACACAGGTACCGCTACAAAGCAACAACCGTGATATCGAGTCTGCGACGCTGAAACAAATCGATGACAACACGATGCAAATGGACATCACTTATCTGAGCGGTGAACGGGCGACACTGCGCGGTGAGAAACAAAACGATGAGGTGGCGTTTTACCTCGATGACCAATACGTCACGACCGTTTCAAATCTCGAAATGGAACGTTATTTGGAAACAGCATCGCTTCAATAA
- a CDS encoding DUF3332 domain-containing protein — protein MKRKSLVIAMAVGLGVSSLTGCMGQMATTGLVTKFNLEVVDNRYGREGLFLLLSPVYGIASIVDLFIVNAVEFWTGTNPISGKSPAVVDRPADTMLKVNDKLDSSMTETPLGNNSEIKDTNWKKIDDNTIEMDVTYLDGQQKTLRGKKTEDGVAFYVNNEYVTTVSNMELENYVQTTQL, from the coding sequence ATGAAACGTAAATCTCTAGTTATTGCAATGGCCGTCGGCTTGGGTGTCAGTTCTCTTACAGGTTGTATGGGCCAAATGGCAACAACAGGTCTTGTGACTAAATTTAACCTTGAAGTCGTGGATAACCGTTACGGCCGAGAAGGTTTGTTCCTTCTGCTTTCTCCTGTGTATGGTATTGCGTCTATCGTCGACTTATTCATTGTCAACGCCGTTGAATTCTGGACAGGTACCAACCCAATCTCTGGTAAGTCACCCGCTGTGGTTGATAGACCTGCGGACACCATGTTGAAAGTAAACGACAAGTTGGATAGTTCGATGACAGAGACCCCGCTGGGCAACAACTCTGAAATCAAAGATACCAACTGGAAGAAAATTGATGACAACACCATTGAAATGGATGTGACTTACCTGGATGGCCAGCAAAAAACGCTGCGCGGTAAGAAAACTGAAGATGGTGTGGCTTTCTACGTCAACAATGAATACGTAACCACCGTTTCCAATATGGAACTGGAAAACTACGTTCAAACCACTCAACTATAA